From one Culex quinquefasciatus strain JHB chromosome 3, VPISU_Cqui_1.0_pri_paternal, whole genome shotgun sequence genomic stretch:
- the LOC6047435 gene encoding uncharacterized protein LOC6047435, which produces MSDRNPGQGTSSSTSSSSTAINKRPRLLSFQGPSDHAPVDGAPMAAGPSSSSLEEINARPAGRHPEMAPDLASWQEAQIAACIEDNTINLVLEQYLSFFEARHNGVEEAEMMVQAQAAELEHEQEVENRAIMAAINERGLQPAAVAIEEDAVEPELIPVPAMDVDPQQQGQGIDLLESAVVAAIQEKGLQIGGGQMEEDDGDIDGS; this is translated from the coding sequence ATGAGTGACCGCAATCCGGGCCAGGGCACCAGTTCCAGCACCAGCAGTAGTTCCACCGCAATCAACAAACGTCCCCGATTGCTGTCCTTCCAAGGCCCGTCGGATCACGCCCCAGTGGACGGAGCGCCGATGGCCGCAGGGCCCTCGTCGAGTTCGCTGGAGGAAATCAACGCGCGGCCTGCGGGCCGTCATCCGGAGATGGCCCCGGATCTGGCCAGCTGGCAGGAAGCGCAAATAGCCGCCTGCATCGAGGACAACACAATCAATCTAGTTCTGGAGCAGTATCTGAGCTTTTTCGAGGCTCGGCATAACGGCGTCGAGGAGGCGGAAATGATGGTCCAGGCCCAGGCGGCCGAGCTGGAACACGAGCAGGAGGTGGAGAACCGTGCAATAATGGCCGCGATAAACGAGCGGGGTCTGCAGCCAGCGGCCGTGGCCATCGAGGAGGACGCGGTGGAGCCGGAGCTGATTCCGGTGCCGGCGATGGACGTAGATCCCCAGCAGCAGGGACAGGGTATCGATCTGCTCGAGTCGGCCGTTGTGGCGGCGATCCAGGAGAAGGGACTCCAGATTGGTGGTGGCCAGATGGAGGAAGACGACGGCGATATTGACGGAAGCTAG
- the LOC119768904 gene encoding uncharacterized protein LOC119768904, which produces MDRYTYLRSSLSGEALQEINNIDFTAINYSVAWQALMEKYENKKLLVKAYLDILFELEPLRRESYQGLSHLVSEFEKSLQMLAKLGEKTENWSTLLVHMICSRLDSATLREWESHHKSKEVPTYTKQDGIVSAMARAAEQALPLRNCGPEAKMLKFRTCERGQCRHCRRNHHTMLHITRSSVPPTQTRQQTANPNRQPQNRPANTNQNQQNTATDTASNAIVRTGQNAPDTNQQNTSHACIALPITPTQNILLSTALVKVKDRHGNTLLARALLDSCSQHCLMTKSFSTKLKFKQTPAYLSIQGIGPTAAVSTKVVSAEVCPRSSAISSFAEEMEFHVLPKLTIPLPTATIDPEHWKLPDCAQLADPQFFESKPIDLIIGAEFFMDLLRQGKQKATQEGPTLQETVFGWIISGRVPNSTATEQSSTFVVSTAQLQADLAKFWELETCRNISTHSLEESACEEFFDKTTVRDEQGRFVVTLPKKDDVISRLGESKATTVKRLMGMERRFAANPELQKMYADFMHEYEALGHMEEVVDDASAGIKYYLPHHAVIRPDSTTTKLRVVFDASCATSTGVSLNDGLMVGPVVQDDLFNTVIRFRFHRYALVADIAKMYRMVRIAEADRPLQRIVWRKSPTEPVRTFELKTVTYGTASAPYLATKCLQRLAADGEARYPLAAKIVKQDFYVDDLLTGVDDLEEGMKLINEILELMESAGLSLRKWNSNCRQLLWRVPDHLRNGQSILEFDAASYTVKTLGLIWEPQSDTFQFFTPTWNSTSEITKRVVASDLSMHWDPLGVAGPVVVQAKIFVQQLWRHQYDWDAPLKEADQEFWLEYRRNLKGLEGLSVPRWIGVERKAKSVQIHGFCDASTKAYGACLYVRIEYKDGEVVVNLLTAKSRVAPIPKPKKKSKKKTSQKQPEEEQAEQSNPEQNELDAEQTIPRLELSSALLLAHLYDKVANSLPFTPEAYFWTDSMITLCQIKSPPSRWKTFVANRVSEIQHLTRGGIWNHVPGTENPADIISRGMTPAQLQYQSLWFHGPCWLKLDKANWPHVEQIREEDLDASLLEERSVAAVLPTIKPSHIFSLNSSLTRLVRGVAYGIRFGHNAKQAHQDSRKLGPITSEEYEDALKRLVRIAQQECFQQEIADLKRGHQVQDNSRIAALNPQLVDGLLCVGGRLQNANVSASRKHPYILDHRHPFTETVIADYHVNLYHAGQQLLLSAVRGRFWPTSARNVVRKVIHSCVSCFRARPRVQNQLMADLPPERVNPCFAFQRVGVDYCGPFYLVHGLRRGVPVKCFVAVFVCLVTKAVHLELVANLTTEAFLAALKRFSARRGKPELIKCDNATNFVGASRELKELHRLFLNQEFQARVVAQTAADRIEFQFIPARTPNFGGLWESAVKSFKTLLKRTVGARKLFYDEMQTILTQIEAILNSRPLTPLSNDPNDFEALTPGHFLIHRPLVAIPEPDLDGIPENRLSAWQAVQHYVQTLWKTWTTQYLSDLHNRIKWTQQKDNIRVGTMVVLMCENIPPLKWPLARVTEVHPGQDGRVRVVTVRTKDGTFKRGVSKICVLPIRDNTVPSSQQGEN; this is translated from the coding sequence AACCTGCGAAAGAGGACAGTGCCGTCACTGTCGCCGTAATCATCACACGATGCTGCACATCACAAGATCCTCCGTTCCACCCACGCAAACAAGACAACAGACAGCGAACCCGAACAGACAGCCACAGAACAGACCAGCCAACACAAACCAGAACCAGCAGAACACTGCCACGGACACTGCAAGTAATGCGATCGTCAGAACCGGACAGAACGCACCAGACACAAATCAGCAGAACACAAGCCATGCATGCATTGCACTTCCTATCACGCCTACCCAAAACATCCTGCTGTCGACTGCACTCGTGAAGGTGAAGGATCGTCACGGAAACACCCTGCTGGCCAGAGCGCTACTAGATTCCTGCTCCCAGCACTGCTTGATGACGAAGTCCTTCTCAACCAAGCTGAAGTTCAAGCAAACTCCAGCATACCTGTCCATTCAAGGAATTGGACCTACAGCTGCAGTCTCAACCAAGGTTGTCAGTGCAGAAGTTTGCCCTCGTTCGAGCGCCATTTCGTCGTTCGCAGAGGAGATGGAATTCCACGTGTTGCCGAAGCTAACCATCCCACTGCCGACTGCAACGATTGATCCCGAGCATTGGAAACTCCCAGATTGTGCGCAACTTGCTGATCCTCAGTTCTTTGAGTCGAAGCCGATCGATCTCATCATCGGTGCGGAGTTTTTCATGGACCTGCTCCGGCAAGGAAAGCAGAAGGCGACTCAAGAAGGGCCGACACTTCAAGAAACGGTGTTCGGCTGGATCATTTCTGGGCGCGTACCGAACAGTACGGCCACCGAGCAGTCGTCTACGTTTGTCGTCTCCACTGCACAGCTGCAAGCGgatcttgcaaagttctgggAACTCGAAACGTGCCGCAACATCAGCACCCACTCACTGGAAGAGTCTGCTTGTGAAGAGTTCTTCGACAAAACCACTGTACGGGACGAACAAGGCCGTTTCGTTGTAACTCTGCCGAAGAAAGACGACGTTATTAGCCGGTTAGGAGAATCGAAAGCAACTACCGTGAAGCGGCTGATGGGAATGGAGAGAAGATTCGCAGCGAATCCAGAACTGCAGAAGATGTATGCTGACTTCATGCACGAGTACGAAGCTCTCGGCCACATGGAAGAAGTTGTCGATGACGCTTCCGCTGGAATCAAGTACTATTTGCCCCATCATGCTGTTATCCGGCCAGACAGCACCACAACAAAGCTGCGAGTGGTGTTCGACGCTTCGTGCGCAACGTCCACTGGTGTTTCGCTCAACGACGGACTCATGGTCGGTCCCGTTGTGCAGGATGACCTGTTCAACACCGTGATTCGCTTTCGATTCCACCGCTACGCACTCGTCGCTGACATCGCCAAGATGTATCGGATGGTTAGGATCGCCGAAGCAGATCGGCCCCTGCAGCGAATCGTCTGGAGAAAGTCCCCTACCGAGCCTGTGCGTACGTTCGAGTTGAAGACCGTTACATACGGTACAGCGTCTGCGCCGTATCTCGCCACTAAATGTCTGCAAAGATTGGCTGCTGACGGAGAAGCAAGATATCCACTCGCTGCCAAGATTGTCAAGCAAGACTTTTACGTGGATGACTTGCTCACTGGCGTAGATGATCTGGAAGAGGGAATGAAGCTGATTAACGAGATCTTGGAGTTGATGGAGTCTGCTGGATTATCGTTACGCAAGTGGAACTCGAACTGTAGGCAGCTGCTGTGGAGAGTCCCCGACCACTTGAGGAATGGTCAGTCCATCCTGGAGTTCGACGCTGCAAGCTACACCGTGAAGACGTTGGGACTGATCTGGGAGCCTCAATCGGACACCTTCCAATTCTTCACACCGACTTGGAACAGCACAAGCGAGATCACGAAGCGTGTGGTTGCATCCGATCTTTCTATGCATTGGGATCCGCTAGGAGTAGCTGGTCCAGTTGTCGTCCAAGCGAAGATATTTGTACAGCAGCTGTGGCGACACCAGTACGATTGGGATGCACCGCTTAAGGAAGCTGATCAAGAGTTTTGGCTGGAGTACAGACGAAACCTCAAGGGACTAGAAGGCCTCTCAGTTCCTCGCTGGATAGGAGTCGAACGGAAGGCCAAGTCAGTTCAAATCCACGGATTTTGCGACGCCTCAACCAAAGCATACGGTGCGTGCTTGTACGTGCGGATTGAGTACAAAGACGGCGAAGTAGTGGTGAACCTTCTTACGGCCAAGTCTCGGGTCGCACCAATCCCGAAGCCGAAGAAGAAGTCGAAGAAGAAGACGTCGCAGAAACAGCCAGAAGAAGAGCAAGCAGAGCAGTCAAATCCTGAGCAAAACGAGTTGGATGCCGAGCAGACTATTCCCAGGCTGGAGTTGTCCTCTGCTCTTTTGCTCGCACACCTGTACGACAAAGTCGCCAATTCTCTCCCTTTCACGCCAGAAGCGTACTTCTGGACCGATTCGATGATTACGCTGTGCCAGATCAAGTCGCCGCCCTCGAGATGGAAGACATTCGTCGCGAACAGGGTTTCTGAGATTCAGCATCTCACTCGAGGCGGTATTTGGAATCACGTCCCAGGAACCGAGAACCCGGCTGACATAATCTCCCGCGGGATGACGCCAGCCCAGTTGCAGTACCAATCTCTCTGGTTCCATGGACCCTGCTGGTTAAAGCTGGACAAAGCGAACTGGCCACACGTTGAGCAAATCCGTGAAGAAGATCTCGACGCATCGCTCCTCGAAGAACGCAGCGTTGCTGCAGTGTTGCCAACAATCAAACCGAGTCACATCTTCAGCCTGAACTCGTCGCTCACACGTCTAGTACGTGGTGTTGCGTACGGTATTCGATTCGGCCACAACGCGAAGCAGGCTCACCAAGATTCGAGAAAGCTCGGACCAATCACAAGCGAGGAGTACGAGGATGCACTGAAGCGGTTGGTGCGCATCGCACAACAGGAATGCTTTCAACAAGAGATCGCTGACCTGAAAAGAGGTCACCAAGTGCAGGACAACTCGAGGATCGCTGCACTGAACCCACAGCTGGTAGATGGTCTACTCTGTGTTGGCGGCCGGCTGCAGAACGCCAATGTCTCAGCGAGCCGAAAACATCCGTACATCCTGGACCATCGTCATCCTTTCACCGAGACTGTTATCGCTGACTACCACGTGAACCTGTACCACGCTGGACAGCAACTGCTGCTGTCAGCTGTGCGCGGAAGGTTTTGGCCGACCAGCGCCAGGAACGTGGTGCGCAAGGTGATTCATTCGTGCGTAAGCTGTTTTCGCGCTAGACCACGTGTCCAGAACCAACTGATGGCGGACCTCCCGCCCGAGCGAGTCAACCCGTGTTTCGCATTCCAAAGAGTTGGCGTTGACTATTGCGGTCCCTTCTATCTGGTTCACGGTCTGCGTCGTGGAGTTCCGGTGAAATGTTTCGTCGCTGTTTTTGTCTGCCTCGTCACTAAAGCGGTACACCTGGAGTTGGTGGCAAACCTGACCACAGAAGCGTTCCTAGCAGCACTCAAGAGATTCTCAGCCCGCCGCGGTAAACCCGAACTGATTAAGTGCGACAACGCAACGAATTTCGTGGGGGCTTCGAGAGAATTGAAGGAGCTGCACAGACTGTTCCTGAACCAAGAGTTCCAAGCGAGGGTGGTCGCGCAGACAGCAGCAGACCGCATTGAGTTCCAGTTCATTCCGGCGCGCACCCCGAACTTCGGTGGACTGTGGGAGTCCGCCGTAAAGTCGTTCAAGACGCTGTTGAAACGAACCGTTGGAGCTCGCAAGCTGTTCTACGACGAGATGCAGACAATCCTGACCCAAATCGAAGCGATCTTAAATTCAAGACCTCTGACCCCACTAAGCAACGACCCGAACGACTTTGAGGCCCTGACACCGGGACATTTCCTCATTCATCGTCCACTCGTGGCCATCCCAGAACCAGATCTGGATGGCATTCCGGAGAACCGACTTTCAGCGTGGCAAGCAGTTCAGCACTATGTGCAAACTCTGTGGAAGACGTGGACAACTCAATACCTCTCCGATCTCCACAATCGGATCAAATGGACCCAGCAGAAGGACAACATACGAGTCGGCACGATGGTGGTTTTGATGTGCGAAAACATCCCACCACTGAAGTGGCCCCTGGCACGTGTCACCGAGGTGCACCCAGGGCAAGACGGACGTGTCCGAGTTGTCACCGTTCGAACTAAGGACGGCACATTCAAGCGAGGCGTATCTAAAATTTGCGTCCTCCCAATACGCGACAACACCGTACCATCTTCGCAGCAAGGGGAGAACTAG